Within the Beduinella massiliensis genome, the region GCGGATCGTCTTGACGCCGCCTGCCGTCGAGCCTGCGCAGGAGCCCATGAACATCAGCGCCATCAGCACCGCACGGCTGAGCTGCGGCCAGGCGTTGAAGTCGGCGGTCGAATAGCCCGTAGTCGAAACCACGCTGGCGACCTGAAAGGACGCGTAGCGCAGCGACTGCAAAACGCTGTTTCCGTAGAGCGGCAGGATGCTGCAGGTCACGATTGTGACGGCGACGGCCACGACGCTCAGGTAGACGATAACCTCCTCGTTGTGCAGCGCTTTGCGCATGCCGGAGGTTAAAATATGAAAGTAGAACGCAAAGTTCAGGCCGAACAGAAGCATGAAGACCGTCGTTATCGCGTCGATAGGCGCGGAGTTGTACGCGCCCACGGACAGGTTACGGTTGGAAAAGCCGCCCGTTCCAGCCGTTCCAAAGGCGTGAATGCAGGCGTCGTACGGGTTCATGCCCGCGAGAAGCAGCGCGAAGATGTTCGATACGGTGAGGATGATGTAGATGATGTAAAGGATCTTCGCCGTTTCACCCATGCGGGGTACGAGGCGGCTCACCTCCGGCCCGGGGGATTCCGCCCGCATCAGGTGCGACGTGCGCCCTGTCACCTTCGGGGTGATCGCCAGCGTCAGCACCAGCACGCCCATGCCCCCGATCCAGTGCGTAAAGCTGCGCCAGAACAGGACGCCGCGCGGCAGCGATTCGATTTCCGACAGGATGGACGCACCGGTCGTCGTAAAGCCGCTGACCGCCTCAAAGAAGGCGTCTACAAAGCGCGGGATCGCCCCGCTGAAAAAGAAGGGCAGACAGCCAAAAAGGCTGAGCAGGATCCAGCCCGCGCTCACCACCAGGAACCCTTCCCGGGCGTGCATGTCGTGCGTCTTGGGGCGTACCAGCGTGCTCAGCATCCCCCCGACGCATACGAGCAGGACGATGGTCGCAAGAAACGCCATTCTGTCCGGCCCCGCGTAGACCATCGACACGGAAAAAGAGGGCACCATGAGGATTGCTTCCAGCATGAGAATCTTGCCGAGCAGATTTCCCACAAGCCTGATGTTCACGCCTTACCTCCGCGCGCCTTGAGCACGTCCCTCAGATCGACGACGCCCTGCTGCTTGGTGATGATGATGACGAAGTCGCCGCCCAGGATGTAATCGTCGCCGAACGGCACGATGATCTGCCCGTCGCGCACGATGACCGCGACCAGCGTCTCCCGGCTGATGGACAGATCGCGCAGGGGCACGCGGATGTAGGGATCGCCCTCGGCGGCGATGAATTCCAGCGCTTCCGCCCGCCCTTCCAAAATACGGTACATTCGCTCGATGACCGTCCCGCGGCTGTTGGCGCGCGCGCGCACATAGCGCAGCAGCGTGTCGCAGGTGATCTGCTTGGGCGTAACGACGCTGTCGATCCCCATGGAGGAAACGATATCCGTATAGTTGGAGCGGTTGATCTTGACGACGACCTTCTTGACCCCCATCTTCTGCGCGTAGATGCCGGTCAGCAGGTTCTCCTCGTCCCGGTCGGTGAGCGCGATAAAGGCATCCATATCCCCGATGCCCTCCGACACGAGCAGTTCCTGATCCGTTCCGTCGCCCTGAATGACGTCCGCGTCCGGAAGCTGCTCGGCCAGCTGGTGCGCCTTGTGCTTGTCGATCTCGATGATGGTGACGTGCATGCCCAAGGTGGCGATCAGCTTGGCGAGGTAGAAGCTGATGCGCCCGCCGCCAAGCACCATGACGTTCTGGATGCGCAGCTCGTGCTTGCCCAGCTGACGGAAAAAGGCGGTGATGGTCGGGATATCCGCTGCCACGTGCACCCGATCTCCCGGCTCGATGACGGTATTGCCGCTTGGGATCACTGCCTCTCCAAAGCGCTCGATGGCGCAGTAGAGCACCTGCGGCAGCCCGGTTGCGCCGCTGCCCAGCTTGTAAAGCGGCACGCCGACCACGCGGTCGCCAGCCTGCGCGCGAAATTCCACCATCTCCACGCGTCCGCGCGCAAAAATCTCCACCTTGGAGGCAAAGGGATAGCGCAGCAGGCGGCTGATCTCCAGCGCAGTCGTGCGCTCCGGGTTGACCGCGAGGTCGATCGACAGCTCTTTTTTGATGAGCGAAAGACTGTTGTTGTACTCAGGGTCGCGGATGCGCGCGATGGCGTACTGCGCGCCCAGATGCTTTGCGATGAGGCAGCAGACCATATTCGTTTCGTCGCTCGCCGTCGCCGCGATGATGATGTCCGTGTGCTGAGCGTCCGCCTCGACCAGCGTCGGGATGTTCGCTCCGTTTCCCTTGATGCAAAGGACGTCGAGCGTATCGATGCTCTTGCTGAGCGCTGTCCCGCTCTTATCAATGATGACGACGTCATGTCCTTCTCTGGAAAGAGACTCCGCCAGCGTATGGCCAACCTTGCCGTCGCCGACAATCACTACCCGCATGCTGTACACTCCAATTATGTCATAATGCCAGATGAAGTCATTATAGCATATCGGCGTCACAGTTGACACATAAATCTTTGCGGCGGCACATTCTCCCAGGTTTTGCACCGATCCGTTCCCGCTTATGCTATAATATACCGACGAAACTGACGAGAGGTGTACCATGCAGATCGCTTCCCTTTTTCATCCGGGCCGTCCGGTCCTTTCCTTTGAAATTTTCCCGCCCAAAGGGGATCTGAGCCTCCCCCGCGCGCAGGAGGTTCTCCAGCGCCTTTCTCCCCTATCGCCCGATTTTGTGAGCGTCACCTGTTCCGCCGGAGGCGGCGGCAACAGCGAGCGAACCCTTGACATCGCTGCGGAGGCCCAGCGCTCCTTCGGGCTCACGGCGCTCGCGCACCAGACCTGCGCCGGGTTTACGCGGGATCAGGTCGCGCAAAACATCGCCCGCCTGCGCGCGTCCGGCGTTCAAAACGTGCTCGCGCTGCGGGGCGACGCTGCGAACGCGGGCGCTCCGCTCGCCTACGTGCACGCGAGCGAGCTCATCCTGACGCTGCACGACGCCGGGCTCTGCGTGGGCGCTGCCTGCTACCCCGAAGGACATATCGCCTGCGATACGCTCACCGGCGATCTTCTGCACATGAAGGAAAAGGAGGACGCGGGCGCTTCCTTCTTCATCAGCCAGCTTTTCTTTGAGAACGATATCTTCTTCCGCTTTCTCGACAGCGCGCGTGCCGCAGGCCTTCGCGCGCCCATCTGCGCGGGCGTCATGCCCATCCTGAGCAAGAGCCAGATTTCCCGCATGATCTTCCTGTGCGGCGCTTCTCTTCCCGCCGCGGTTGTCCGCCTGCTCAACCGTTACGAGGCAGACGAAGCTTCCCTCCGCAGCGCGGGCATCGACATGGCTGCGGAGCAGGTGCTGGGGCTTCTCTCGGCAGGCGTGGACGGCGTCCACCTTTACACCATGAACCATCCGGACATCGCAGAGCGCGAGCTCGCTTATCTGAAGGGGAGAGGCTATGTACGCGCCTGAAATCGACCGCGCGGAGATGCTGCGCTATCTTGGTTACGACGCTCGGCAGCCGGATGCCCGTACCGGGCAGCGCATCGAGGCGATGCTCGACCGCTGCAAGCAGGAGGCCCGTCCCGCCTGGCGCTATGCGATCGCGGATCTCGGCATTCTGGACGGCGTTCCGCATCTGCTTCCGTGGGGCATTCCGCTTCCCGGCAAGGCGATCACAAGGCACCTGGCCGGAGCAAAAAAGTGCGCAGTCCTCGCGGTGACGCTGGGCCTCGGCGCGGAACGCGCACTGCGCACCGCGCAGCAGCGGAGCATTGCCGACGCCCTTTTGCTAGACGCAGCGATGAGCGCCTGCGTGGAAGCCGCCGCCGACGCCTGCAGCCGCGAAGTCGCCCAGGAAGCCGCCCGCCTGGGGCTCAGGGCCGGCGCCCGTTTCAGCCCCGGGTATGCCGATCTGCCGCTTTGCTGCCAGCAGATTTTTGAAAGCCTGCTGGACATGCAAAAGCAGCTCGGCATTCACCTCACGTCCGGCTATCTGCTCCTGCCGCAAAAGAGCGTCACCGCATTCATAGGGCTGTTTCCGGACGAGCCGGTGATCCAGGAGTCCGGCTGCAAAACCTGTGCGCTCTGCCCCGAATGCGCCTATCGCAAAAATGGGCCCTGCCCTAGCGGTCGAATCGGCTTAAAGGAGGAATCCGATGTTTCACTTTGACGGCGACTTTCTCATCTTCGACGGCGCCATGGGCACGATGCTCCAATGCAACGGCCTCGCGCCCGGCGAACTGCCCGAACAGTTCAATCTGACCGCGCCCGATGTCGTTTCCGCCATCCATCGCGCCTACGTAGAAGCCGGAAGCGACGTGGTCTCGACCAACACGTTTGGTGCGAACGCACTAAAATTGGGGGATCAGGTCGAGGCCGTCGTAGGGGCAGGCGTCCGCCTCGCTCGCGCTGCGTCGCCCCGATACGTCGCGCTGGACCTCGGCCCCACAGGTGCGCTGCTGGAACCCATCGGCAGCCTCTCGTTCGAGGAGGCATACGCCCTCTACGCCCAGCAGGTCGAGGCGGGCGCAAGGGCGGGTGCGGACCTCGTGCTGATCGAAACGATGAGCGATCTGTTGGAGGTCCGGGCGGCTATCCTCGCCGCCCGTGAGCATTCCTCCCTGCCTGTCTTCGCGACGATGACCTTCGCGCAGGACGGACGCACCTTCCTGGGAACCGACCCAGAAACCGCCGCGATCACGCTGGAGGCGCTGGGCGTCAGCGCGCTGGGCGTCAACTGCTCGCTGGGCCCAAAGGAACTGCTCCCCATCGTCCGACGCATGGCCGCCGTGACGCACGTTCCTCTCCTCGTGCAGGCAAACGCCGGGCTTCCGCGCATGGAAGATGGCCAGACCGTGTACGACGTGACGCCGGAGACATTCGCCGCCTGCGCCGTCGAAATGGCGGGCATGGGCGTCACGCTCTTCGGCGGATGCTGCGGTACGACGCCCGAGCACATCCGTGCGCTGCGCACCGCGCTTTCCTCAACGCGGCCCGTGCGCCGCGCGGCTCCGGATTTCCTGGCGGTCACGAGCGGACAGCGCACCGTGTTTTTGAGCTCCGGCCCCGCCGTCGTCGGCGAACGCATTAACCCTACCGGCAAGCGCCGTCTGAAGGAAGCGCTTCGCTCCGGCGACGACGAATACGTGGTAAAGGAGGCGCTCTCGCAGCAGGATGCGGGCGCGGATCTGCTGGACGTCAACGCCGGCCTGCCCGACATCGACGAACCGGCGGTGCTCTCGCGGCTCGTGCGCGCCATTCAGGCCGTTTCGCCGCTGCCGCTTCAAATTGATTCCGCCGACCCCTCCGCCATCGAGGCCGCCGTGCGTGTCTATAACGGAAAACCGATCATCAACTCGGTAAACGGCAAGGAAGAGAGCCTGCGCACGATTCTGCCCATTGCGCGCCGCTACGGTGCGGCCGTCGTTGGCCTGACGCTCGATGATTCGGGTATTCCCGCTACGGCAGAGGGACGCTTCGCCATCGCGGAGCGCATTCTGAATCGCGCGCTCGCCCTCGGCATTCCCCGCTCCGACGTCCTCATCGACTGCCTGACGCTCACCGCCTCCACGCACCAGTCGCAGGTTCTGGAAACGGTGCAGGCGCTACGGATGGTCAAGGAGCGGCTGGGGCTGTACACCGTGCTGGGCGTCAGCAACGTTTCCTTCGGGCTGCCCGCCCGCGAATC harbors:
- a CDS encoding potassium transporter TrkG; the protein is MNIRLVGNLLGKILMLEAILMVPSFSVSMVYAGPDRMAFLATIVLLVCVGGMLSTLVRPKTHDMHAREGFLVVSAGWILLSLFGCLPFFFSGAIPRFVDAFFEAVSGFTTTGASILSEIESLPRGVLFWRSFTHWIGGMGVLVLTLAITPKVTGRTSHLMRAESPGPEVSRLVPRMGETAKILYIIYIILTVSNIFALLLAGMNPYDACIHAFGTAGTGGFSNRNLSVGAYNSAPIDAITTVFMLLFGLNFAFYFHILTSGMRKALHNEEVIVYLSVVAVAVTIVTCSILPLYGNSVLQSLRYASFQVASVVSTTGYSTADFNAWPQLSRAVLMALMFMGSCAGSTAGGVKTIRILLLVKNVRREVEHTFMPRRVSIVKLDGKAIEESTLGQIGLFFFAFILLLVLGTVFISVDGFSMTTNFTAVLSMLSNVGPCFGSEVGVTGNYSVFSSVSKVFLSFCMLAGRLEIFPMLILLHPRAWSAQAHPGLRRPKKGVRRA
- the trkA gene encoding Trk system potassium transporter TrkA, which translates into the protein MRVVIVGDGKVGHTLAESLSREGHDVVIIDKSGTALSKSIDTLDVLCIKGNGANIPTLVEADAQHTDIIIAATASDETNMVCCLIAKHLGAQYAIARIRDPEYNNSLSLIKKELSIDLAVNPERTTALEISRLLRYPFASKVEIFARGRVEMVEFRAQAGDRVVGVPLYKLGSGATGLPQVLYCAIERFGEAVIPSGNTVIEPGDRVHVAADIPTITAFFRQLGKHELRIQNVMVLGGGRISFYLAKLIATLGMHVTIIEIDKHKAHQLAEQLPDADVIQGDGTDQELLVSEGIGDMDAFIALTDRDEENLLTGIYAQKMGVKKVVVKINRSNYTDIVSSMGIDSVVTPKQITCDTLLRYVRARANSRGTVIERMYRILEGRAEALEFIAAEGDPYIRVPLRDLSISRETLVAVIVRDGQIIVPFGDDYILGGDFVIIITKQQGVVDLRDVLKARGGKA
- a CDS encoding methylenetetrahydrofolate reductase, with the protein product MQIASLFHPGRPVLSFEIFPPKGDLSLPRAQEVLQRLSPLSPDFVSVTCSAGGGGNSERTLDIAAEAQRSFGLTALAHQTCAGFTRDQVAQNIARLRASGVQNVLALRGDAANAGAPLAYVHASELILTLHDAGLCVGAACYPEGHIACDTLTGDLLHMKEKEDAGASFFISQLFFENDIFFRFLDSARAAGLRAPICAGVMPILSKSQISRMIFLCGASLPAAVVRLLNRYEADEASLRSAGIDMAAEQVLGLLSAGVDGVHLYTMNHPDIAERELAYLKGRGYVRA
- a CDS encoding vitamin B12 dependent-methionine synthase activation domain-containing protein; its protein translation is MYAPEIDRAEMLRYLGYDARQPDARTGQRIEAMLDRCKQEARPAWRYAIADLGILDGVPHLLPWGIPLPGKAITRHLAGAKKCAVLAVTLGLGAERALRTAQQRSIADALLLDAAMSACVEAAADACSREVAQEAARLGLRAGARFSPGYADLPLCCQQIFESLLDMQKQLGIHLTSGYLLLPQKSVTAFIGLFPDEPVIQESGCKTCALCPECAYRKNGPCPSGRIGLKEESDVSL
- a CDS encoding homocysteine S-methyltransferase family protein, which produces MFHFDGDFLIFDGAMGTMLQCNGLAPGELPEQFNLTAPDVVSAIHRAYVEAGSDVVSTNTFGANALKLGDQVEAVVGAGVRLARAASPRYVALDLGPTGALLEPIGSLSFEEAYALYAQQVEAGARAGADLVLIETMSDLLEVRAAILAAREHSSLPVFATMTFAQDGRTFLGTDPETAAITLEALGVSALGVNCSLGPKELLPIVRRMAAVTHVPLLVQANAGLPRMEDGQTVYDVTPETFAACAVEMAGMGVTLFGGCCGTTPEHIRALRTALSSTRPVRRAAPDFLAVTSGQRTVFLSSGPAVVGERINPTGKRRLKEALRSGDDEYVVKEALSQQDAGADLLDVNAGLPDIDEPAVLSRLVRAIQAVSPLPLQIDSADPSAIEAAVRVYNGKPIINSVNGKEESLRTILPIARRYGAAVVGLTLDDSGIPATAEGRFAIAERILNRALALGIPRSDVLIDCLTLTASTHQSQVLETVQALRMVKERLGLYTVLGVSNVSFGLPARESLNAAFLAAALGAGLDLPIINPLSASMQTVLAYRVLCGQDTGAAHFIECAAAQAPASPAQNESADLRTLILGGRKGQIVNALRALPPTETPLSIINERFIPALDEVGARFERGEIFLPQLMASAEAVKAGFDYLHGLERTPREAAKGPILLATVKDDIHDIGKNIVRMLLENYGYRVIDLGRDVPPEEIVETVRREGVRLVGLSALMTTTVKSMQRTITAIREAGADCRVMVGGAVLTPEYAKMVGADYYARDAAEAARIAGEFFSKEA